The DNA segment AATCTGTATATATGCGATGCGGTTAGTGAAATGCTATGCAACTAAATGGGATGCATACAATAATGTCACggaatgtttgcttgtgcactaCACGATTTTATGGGTGGAGGTTATTATTGAATTTCAAGGTTGCCAATGGATCATAGCAGTGCAACTACCCCCAGCCCCTCTGCCCCCTGAAACACAACCGAATACACACGTGCAGGCAGGCCACCGGCAAAACAGGAAAGGCTGAAGACATGAGATAAATAAGAATAATTTTATTACAGAAGTAGGCATTCACTGCTAGCTGTGGCTCCTAGTCACGAAAAACACACAGCTAACTAGACTAATAGAAGCTACAGCTGCTCAGTGTCAGAGTCCTCACTATGTTTTTGCCTCTCTAGAAATTGCCTTTTCAGTTCACGCAATTTTTCGTTCTTCCGGTCAAGTTTTCGCCGTTTGTCCATCTTTATTCGCAGCTTCTGCGCCGAGACGCTCATGTCTCCGTTGAGGTGATCGTCCAGTTTTTCCAAAAGCATCTTCCTCGCCATCTTCCGGTTCTCGTGGAGCAGACGGCTCTCATGGCACCGGACCACAATGCCTGTCGGAACAAAACAACGGTCAGCATTGTAGGGGAAAGAAATACGGGATGCTGACGTCCACCAACGACATTCTAGATTACGCATAACACAACCAGTTACAGCTCTTTCTGACGTCCCTTTTCCATCCAAGAGAACTTTCATGTAATGATGTGTCCTttcgagatagagagagagagaaggaaggaaaggcagggttGTTAACTAGGTGCCCTTCAACAATCATTAAATACTGTGTTTTAGCCTGCCAGcaggtagcgacatcttgtgacgcttTGTTTACTGACAACGCACTAGAAACATATTGTGTCACGTAAGTGTTCCTGTGGGAAAATAAAGGAGTCATTATACTTTAACTATAATGTAGCTGCCGACGTCTTTACGCCAGAAGCCAGCATCCCACACTGTTCCCGCAGGGAAAAAAAGATACCCTAATGACCATGTTGCCTTTATGTCAGTACTGTAAGCTAtggtaaaactaaaaaaaaaattatgaggttttacgtgccaaaattacgatctcattacgaggcacgcgtagagggagactccggattaattatgactacctgtggttatttaacgtgcacctaaacctaagtacacgggtgtttttgcatttcgcccacatttaaatgcggccgccgtggccgggattcgatcccgcgacctcgtgcttagcacgcgCAACATcaaagtcactaagcaaccaccgcgggtGATGGCAGAACTCATGCAGCGTCAAAAGATGACGCCACCACGGCGATGCTCGCGCCACCGTCTCCGGGATGTTGTAGATAGTAGAGTTTTAGCTTGTTCGTAGATGTGTACGGCACCGGAGAAGTGCACGGCAGCAACAATGCTGGTAGCGACGCTTTGTGACGTAGAGTTTAACCAGAGAGCACACAAAGCTTATACGGCAGTGACATACCGTACTTTACATAACTGCTCGTGTAAACTCTTCGTAGCGGTATAATCGTTAACGTGCAATCCTTTTATGATCATCTTTCGACAAGAATACTCACGCTGCACAAAAACGCTTCAAAAGCATTGTAGCTGGAAAAAAATGACAAGATGACGCGACCATGCAGCTTTGCAACTGCCGTTCACGGCTCCAGTAACTAGGTGTTCGGTACACGGTAAGAAGTATACGGATAAGCAAAAGCATTACACATCAGAATGCAGCGACCAGTACCGTCATTCGATCCCGCAGTCTCGCGCTCCCTGCAGGAGAACGCCACAGCCATTCATCCGTCGAGGCGAGTTTCAAGCGAAGCAGCGAGGAATTATATGAACTGTTACGGTGGCATTCTCGACCAACTAACCACGAGGAAAGCTGGAAAACTGAGTTACCTCGACgggtaaaagagagagagagatagaagaaattaccgcccaagcactccgtacagatggttaaccagcgaagctgaaacgcgcggccccggtgtttatcactgggttaatcccgacggttcattaaacgacggcatggtaggctgccggatcctcggtgcgcagatgttgcttgcgctcggctgcacgagcctgttcttgtgcccaggctacagcatcggcacggcgtagacgcgTTC comes from the Dermacentor variabilis isolate Ectoservices chromosome 2, ASM5094787v1, whole genome shotgun sequence genome and includes:
- the LOC142570366 gene encoding mitochondrial translation release factor in rescue, whose product is MLAGLVGTAGRLTLVILRAPRPRTTASATIECTRCAHRIDRSKVPVLKEEDVVEQFVHGSGPGGQAVNKLSNCVMLCHTPTGIVVRCHESRLLHENRKMARKMLLEKLDDHLNGDMSVSAQKLRIKMDKRRKLDRKNEKLRELKRQFLERQKHSEDSDTEQL